In a genomic window of Seriola aureovittata isolate HTS-2021-v1 ecotype China chromosome 11, ASM2101889v1, whole genome shotgun sequence:
- the LOC130177245 gene encoding C-X-C chemokine receptor type 2-like — translation MTDPNTSSFTLDFGPIYDDLNFTYNYTDFIVDPETQPCDFFSLPDAVMVAVSAFYVLIFLLAIPGNLLVGLVIGLNKQSLTPSDLYLLHLAVADILLAITLPFWAISITQGWVFGDAMCKIVTILQELSFYSSILFLTCISMDRYMVIVRAMDARKGNRQLVSWGVCAAVWVVGAFLSLPGLFTSTYSSQNLSHLVCSELYDPSSADEWRLATRILRHALGFVVPLAIMLPCYGVTIRRLLHIRGGFQRQRAMRVIVVVVVAFLLCWTPYHIAVMTDSFFRTKIVPYNCPARMAVDQAMFATQSLGLLHSCVNPVLYAFVGEKFRRRLVQIMRKIGVLERASVSRSSRSSMSSEITSTFM, via the exons ATGACTG ATCCAAACACTTCTTCTTTTACCCTTGACTTTGGCCCCATTTATGATGACCTCAACTTCACATATAACTACACAGACTTCATCGTAGACCCCGAAACGCAGCCCTGTGACTTCTTCTCCCTCCCAGATGCAGTGATGGTTGCGGTCAGTGCATTTTATGtcctcatctttctcttggCGATTCCTGGAAATCTGTTGGTGGGGCTGGTGATTGGCCTTAACAAACAGTCATTGACTCCTTCTGACCTTTACCTCCTCCACCTGGCAGTTGCCGACATCCTGCTGGCCATTACGCTCCCATTCTGGGCCATCTCCATTACACAGGGCTGGGTGTTTGGAGATGCCATGTGCAAAATTGTCACCATCCTCCAAGAGCTAAGCTTCTACTCTAGCATTCTCTTCCTGACTTGCATCAGTATGGACCGTTACATGGTGATTGTGCGAGCTATGGATGCCCGCAAGGGTAACCGCCAGCTGGTCAGCTGGggagtctgtgctgctgtctgggTTGTTGGAGCCTTCTTGTCTCTGCCAGGACTTTTCACTTCCACTTACTCTTCTCAAAACTTGAGTCACCTAGTGTGTAGTGAGCTGTATGATCCCAGCAGTGCTGACGAGTGGCGCCTGGCCACCAGAATCCTTCGCCATGCATTGGGTTTTGTTGTCCCCTTGGCCATCATGCTGCCCTGTTATGGAGTAACCATCCGACGCCTCCTTCACATCCGTGGGGGGTTTCAGCGGCAACGAGCCATGAGAGTGATTGTGGTGGTCGTGGTTGCCTTTCTGCTTTGCTGGACACCGTACCACATCGCTGTGATGACTGATTCGTTTTTCAGGACAAAGATTGTGCCCTACAATTGCCCGGCTAGGATGGCGGTGGATCAGGCCATGTTTGCCACTCAGAGTCTCGGCCTGCTTCACAGTTGTGTCAACCCGGTGCTGTACGCCTTTGTGGGAGAGAAGTTCAGGAGGAGGCTGGTGCAGATAATGAGGAAGATAGGTGTCCTAGAGAGAGCATCAGTGTCAAGAAGCAGCAGATCTTCAATGTCATCAGAGATCACATCCACATTCATGTAA